Proteins from a single region of Mesotoga sp. UBA6090:
- a CDS encoding glycogen synthase: MKVLFVSYEVYPIAKVGGLADVAGALPKYLKDLGVEIDILMPFHKSIDRNIASKTGEVRKTRFLKREISFELHKKSRPLGNVDVFLLRNDDLMNSEEVYGASDLGLQAMSFSDAAAGFAVDRGYDIVHLNDWHTGLMAVYLKQGNANCRTVFSVHNLAYQGTYGRKYLQLSGIESRFLNGVTSGNNINFMKAGLEYSDKLSTVSPTYANEIQTEEYGAGLEKVLSRRNRDLVGILNGIDYSEYDPEKDTRLWVNYGLDSIEKKKINKSNLQLLVGLPKNREPLVGLISRLVDQKGLDLIEEIRGELMRLPIQLVVLGTGDKKYEKMFKDLQENYPDKVAVRLTFDLDLAQKIYAGADLFLMPSRYEPCGLGQMFSMRYGTVPVVRYTGGLADTVKEYGLSDHGNGFGFVDYSGECLLEALKKALEVYNDDDTWREVVRNAMKEDFSWEASAENYLSLYKQTLEVKSNA, encoded by the coding sequence ATGAAGGTACTTTTTGTTTCATACGAAGTTTATCCAATCGCGAAAGTCGGAGGTCTTGCAGATGTTGCTGGAGCTCTGCCAAAGTATCTTAAAGATCTTGGGGTAGAAATCGATATTTTAATGCCATTCCACAAGTCCATAGACAGGAATATAGCTTCAAAGACTGGAGAAGTCCGGAAGACAAGGTTCTTGAAGAGAGAAATCTCTTTTGAACTCCACAAGAAATCACGTCCACTTGGCAACGTAGATGTCTTTCTTCTGCGCAATGACGATCTCATGAATTCCGAGGAAGTCTATGGAGCATCGGATCTTGGGCTTCAGGCCATGAGTTTTTCCGATGCCGCGGCAGGTTTTGCTGTTGATAGGGGTTATGATATTGTCCACCTAAATGACTGGCATACAGGCTTGATGGCTGTATATCTGAAGCAGGGCAACGCAAATTGCAGAACCGTCTTTTCAGTACACAATCTTGCTTACCAAGGTACTTATGGCAGGAAATACCTCCAACTCTCAGGTATTGAGAGTCGTTTCCTCAATGGCGTCACATCAGGGAACAACATCAACTTCATGAAGGCGGGTTTAGAATATTCTGACAAGCTAAGTACCGTATCCCCCACGTATGCCAATGAAATTCAGACGGAAGAATACGGAGCAGGCCTGGAAAAGGTCCTTTCGAGAAGAAACAGAGATCTAGTTGGGATTCTAAATGGAATCGACTACTCCGAGTACGATCCCGAGAAGGATACTCGATTGTGGGTAAACTACGGTCTTGATAGTATCGAGAAGAAGAAAATAAATAAATCGAATCTGCAGTTGCTGGTAGGTCTTCCGAAGAATCGAGAACCACTCGTTGGACTCATTTCCCGTCTAGTAGACCAGAAAGGGCTTGATCTCATAGAGGAGATTCGAGGCGAATTAATGAGGCTTCCAATCCAGTTAGTTGTATTGGGAACAGGAGATAAGAAGTACGAGAAGATGTTCAAAGACCTTCAAGAGAATTATCCCGACAAAGTTGCTGTGAGACTTACTTTCGATCTTGATCTTGCGCAAAAAATATATGCGGGTGCAGATTTGTTCTTGATGCCATCCAGATATGAGCCTTGTGGCCTGGGTCAGATGTTTTCAATGAGATATGGAACTGTTCCAGTTGTTAGATATACGGGTGGACTGGCAGATACTGTGAAAGAGTATGGTCTTTCAGACCACGGCAATGGTTTCGGTTTTGTTGATTATAGTGGCGAATGCCTTCTCGAGGCTCTGAAAAAGGCTCTTGAGGTCTATAACGACGACGATACTTGGCGAGAGGTCGTGCGTAACGCAATGAAAGAAGATTTCTCTTGGGAGGCCTCGGCTGAGAACTATCTTTCCTTATATAAGCAAACATTGGAGGTCAAAAGCAATGCCTGA
- the gatC gene encoding Asp-tRNA(Asn)/Glu-tRNA(Gln) amidotransferase subunit GatC, with product METKVSDELLKHLEGLAKLELKEEERIGLKKDIEEILQYMTLLDQVDFDEEEMISPVEKSLEPREDNFVQFEDSKLLIDLFPEREGNYLKVPRIYKEEK from the coding sequence ATGGAGACGAAAGTAAGTGATGAGCTGCTAAAGCATCTGGAAGGTCTTGCAAAGCTCGAACTGAAAGAAGAAGAACGAATTGGATTGAAGAAGGACATTGAGGAAATACTGCAATATATGACGCTCCTCGATCAGGTTGATTTCGATGAAGAAGAGATGATCTCTCCCGTAGAGAAGAGTCTTGAACCTAGAGAAGACAACTTTGTCCAGTTTGAAGATTCAAAGCTCTTAATAGATCTCTTCCCTGAGCGGGAAGGAAACTATCTTAAGGTGCCGAGAATATATAAAGAAGAGAAATGA
- a CDS encoding phospho-sugar mutase, whose protein sequence is MLRDGLAINEEYKRWLENSTEEMKEELMRFSPSDIRESFGLDLKFGTGGMRGILGAGTNRMNAFTVRRATLGFGRWISERFSNPSVVIAFDTRHKSAHFAEVTAEVLSSMGVKVHLFIEPMPVPVLSFAVRVLKASGGVVITASHNPPQYNGYKVYTSDGTQAVPRFAEEIIEKVEKSDFFENYTPDKTLIENVPNSLLEEFIETVKKNVLGLCSDYDGLSVVYTPLHGSGNYPVYKTLSDLGHRVKRVGEQTLPDGNFPTVKSPNPEDLNAFSMALNVAEEAEADLLIATDPDCDRLGIMVKHKGAYTALNGNQTGVIMTAFILERLKESLPKDPFIVKTIVSTDLVKKIAAKYNVKVKETLTGFKFIGEIIEKSDVEGKGSYLFGFEESYGSLYGKHARDKDAISAAALACTIGGFLKRSGMTMIDYLEEIYEEHGHYVEALVNKVYVGIEGEAKIESIMRKLRTRRPLKMGNETVREFRDYLEDSGDLPAADVISIEMEDDSKIIVRPSGTEPKIKFYLMARGDNEEKARKRIEELRELVEGIEGL, encoded by the coding sequence GTGCTAAGAGATGGTCTAGCAATTAACGAAGAGTACAAGAGATGGCTCGAAAACTCAACTGAAGAGATGAAAGAGGAGCTAATGAGATTCTCTCCAAGTGACATTCGGGAGAGCTTCGGATTAGATTTGAAATTTGGAACGGGTGGGATGCGGGGAATACTTGGCGCTGGAACCAACCGGATGAATGCTTTCACAGTCAGGAGAGCTACTTTGGGTTTCGGACGTTGGATCTCTGAGAGATTCAGTAACCCATCGGTCGTTATTGCTTTTGACACCAGACATAAGTCTGCTCATTTTGCTGAGGTCACTGCCGAGGTTCTTTCTTCCATGGGCGTCAAGGTTCACTTGTTTATTGAGCCTATGCCTGTTCCCGTTCTTAGTTTCGCCGTAAGAGTGCTGAAAGCAAGCGGTGGTGTTGTGATAACGGCAAGCCATAACCCACCTCAATACAACGGCTACAAGGTCTACACTTCTGACGGTACACAGGCAGTTCCCAGGTTTGCAGAAGAGATAATAGAGAAAGTTGAGAAGTCAGATTTCTTCGAGAACTATACTCCTGACAAAACGTTGATTGAGAATGTTCCGAATTCTTTGCTTGAAGAATTCATAGAGACGGTGAAGAAGAATGTTTTGGGACTATGCTCCGACTACGACGGACTTAGTGTTGTCTATACACCTCTCCATGGAAGTGGGAACTATCCCGTTTATAAAACCCTTTCAGACCTAGGTCACAGGGTCAAGCGAGTGGGGGAGCAAACGCTCCCGGATGGCAACTTTCCTACTGTGAAGAGTCCCAATCCCGAGGACTTGAATGCCTTTTCTATGGCTCTTAATGTTGCAGAAGAAGCGGAAGCCGATCTTCTGATAGCGACCGATCCTGACTGTGACAGACTGGGAATAATGGTGAAGCACAAAGGAGCCTACACAGCTCTTAACGGGAATCAGACGGGAGTTATAATGACGGCCTTCATTCTTGAAAGATTGAAAGAATCTCTTCCAAAAGATCCATTCATTGTTAAGACGATTGTATCAACTGATCTTGTCAAGAAAATCGCTGCTAAATATAACGTGAAAGTGAAGGAGACCCTTACGGGTTTCAAGTTTATTGGTGAGATCATTGAAAAATCGGACGTCGAGGGAAAAGGCAGCTATCTTTTTGGCTTTGAAGAGAGTTACGGCTCACTGTATGGAAAGCACGCAAGGGATAAGGACGCCATAAGCGCCGCGGCCCTGGCCTGCACAATTGGAGGCTTTCTGAAACGGTCTGGGATGACGATGATCGACTATCTCGAAGAGATTTATGAAGAACATGGTCACTATGTCGAAGCCCTTGTGAACAAGGTTTATGTTGGAATTGAAGGCGAAGCGAAAATCGAGTCAATAATGAGGAAACTGAGAACCAGAAGACCCTTAAAGATGGGGAACGAAACAGTTAGAGAGTTCAGAGATTATTTGGAAGACTCCGGTGATTTGCCGGCGGCAGATGTGATATCCATAGAGATGGAAGATGATTCAAAGATAATTGTCAGACCTTCTGGAACAGAACCAAAAATAAAGTTCTACCTTATGGCTAGAGGTGATAACGAGGAAAAAGCGAGAAAGAGGATAGAAGAACTTAGAGAACTGGTTGAAGGGATTGAGGGCCTATGA
- the truA gene encoding tRNA pseudouridine(38-40) synthase TruA has protein sequence MKRFAAVVSYDGTDFFGFQNQPDMRTVQGVFEEALERIHKFSISSQGAGRTDTGVHGYGQVIAFDSNLDRLSASTMKDALNANLPSDVYVRKVHEVAENFSPRFEANKRIYHYYILNSSEPDIFRRRFVWWFPYPLDIESMRRAGSHLLGEHDFAAFRTGKDDRNPVRTVSSIRIIKVSPHLILIRVEGISFLKRMVRNIVGTLVKVGTGGVSEEAVAEFLSTRDRSSLPGTAPPQGLVFYKVVFDEFET, from the coding sequence ATGAAGAGATTCGCTGCTGTAGTCTCATACGATGGAACTGACTTCTTCGGCTTTCAGAATCAGCCGGATATGCGGACGGTTCAGGGCGTCTTCGAGGAAGCTCTGGAGAGGATTCATAAGTTCAGTATCTCCAGCCAGGGCGCTGGGCGGACAGATACAGGGGTTCATGGATATGGACAGGTAATTGCATTTGATTCTAATCTAGACCGGTTGAGCGCCTCCACTATGAAAGATGCTCTGAACGCGAATCTTCCGTCTGACGTATATGTAAGGAAAGTACATGAAGTTGCGGAAAACTTTAGTCCCAGATTTGAGGCAAACAAGAGAATCTATCACTATTATATTTTGAATTCAAGTGAACCCGATATCTTTAGAAGAAGATTTGTCTGGTGGTTTCCCTATCCTCTCGATATTGAATCAATGAGAAGAGCAGGAAGCCATTTATTGGGGGAGCATGATTTTGCTGCTTTCAGAACCGGTAAGGACGATAGAAACCCGGTCAGAACTGTTTCCTCTATTAGAATAATCAAAGTCTCGCCTCACTTGATTCTCATTAGGGTAGAGGGAATTTCCTTTCTTAAGAGAATGGTTAGGAATATTGTTGGAACCCTTGTAAAAGTAGGTACGGGAGGCGTTTCGGAAGAAGCAGTAGCGGAATTCCTTTCCACTCGTGACAGATCTAGTCTTCCGGGAACTGCTCCACCGCAGGGACTTGTTTTCTACAAAGTGGTGTTTGATGAATTCGAAACGTAG
- a CDS encoding MBL fold metallo-hydrolase yields the protein MDLNLLFPGSIVYVPGMVDAPTSSCALLVENDKKILVDPGGFPSIKILEERLASLGLSPDTITDIMLTHFHLDHAFNSIFFPNATIHLHVNYKSRDYGSFGPIVGSMYLKIIDSWKRVDTFSGGEKIMGAIDVLESPYHSRDHVSFFLETENHGKVFICGDVCTRQIHYHEMRKGMRSDAAAAFVTDYFERVDTVIFSHDLPLFKR from the coding sequence TTGGACTTGAATCTCCTCTTTCCCGGCAGTATCGTCTATGTGCCGGGAATGGTGGATGCCCCTACAAGTAGTTGCGCTTTGCTTGTGGAAAATGACAAAAAAATACTCGTCGACCCCGGCGGGTTTCCTTCAATTAAGATTCTGGAAGAAAGATTAGCTTCTCTGGGCCTTTCCCCGGATACTATTACCGACATAATGTTGACTCATTTTCATCTAGATCACGCATTCAATAGCATATTCTTCCCCAATGCGACAATTCATTTGCACGTCAATTATAAGAGCAGGGACTATGGTTCTTTCGGCCCTATAGTAGGATCAATGTATCTAAAAATCATTGATTCATGGAAAAGAGTCGACACATTCAGTGGTGGTGAGAAGATTATGGGAGCCATTGATGTTCTCGAATCTCCGTATCATTCCCGAGATCATGTTTCCTTCTTCCTTGAAACGGAAAATCATGGTAAAGTTTTTATTTGTGGTGATGTGTGCACCAGACAGATTCACTATCACGAAATGCGTAAAGGTATGAGATCAGATGCAGCGGCAGCTTTCGTTACTGATTACTTCGAAAGAGTCGATACTGTCATCTTCTCTCACGACCTGCCGTTATTCAAGAGGTGA
- a CDS encoding TlyA family RNA methyltransferase — translation MNSKRRLDELLFDLGLSESRTKGAALIKNGKVTVDGMIVVKPSHKVDSDKEIVVMDPIIPVGRGYFKLRKAIDAFEINVEGKRVIDVGASTGGFTQLLLEKGADRVLCVDVGRDQISHRIKDDERVVSLESTDIRGLTLEQAGGKADLLTADLSFISTVTVAGLLRSFLEDGGEAVVLVKPQFEAGPGVVKKGLVNSRNVHVEILEAFVKAFRTNDLFPVGLTFSPIRGKKGNIEYLLYSVVEERSFEFDFERLVEEAFGFFDRDSSYKVEGRENPGSAKG, via the coding sequence ATGAATTCGAAACGTAGACTCGATGAACTGTTATTTGATCTTGGACTGTCTGAAAGTAGAACAAAAGGAGCAGCTTTGATCAAGAACGGAAAAGTGACTGTAGATGGTATGATTGTTGTTAAGCCAAGCCATAAGGTGGATTCTGATAAAGAAATAGTTGTTATGGATCCTATAATTCCAGTCGGTCGCGGTTATTTCAAACTTCGAAAAGCCATTGACGCTTTCGAGATAAATGTTGAGGGAAAGAGAGTTATCGACGTCGGAGCCTCGACCGGTGGGTTCACGCAGTTGCTACTTGAGAAAGGTGCAGACAGGGTGCTTTGTGTTGATGTTGGCAGAGATCAGATCAGTCACCGCATAAAAGACGATGAACGAGTTGTCTCACTGGAATCTACTGATATTAGAGGTTTGACGCTTGAACAGGCCGGCGGAAAAGCAGATTTGCTTACTGCTGACCTTTCTTTCATATCAACGGTGACAGTTGCTGGTCTTCTGAGAAGTTTCTTGGAGGATGGGGGGGAAGCAGTAGTCCTTGTGAAGCCCCAATTCGAAGCTGGTCCAGGTGTGGTCAAGAAAGGATTGGTGAATTCCAGGAATGTTCATGTTGAAATTCTGGAAGCGTTTGTAAAGGCATTTCGGACCAATGATTTGTTTCCCGTTGGATTGACTTTCTCACCAATTAGGGGTAAGAAAGGCAATATTGAATACCTTCTTTATTCGGTTGTAGAAGAGAGATCATTCGAATTCGACTTCGAACGATTGGTAGAGGAAGCCTTTGGTTTCTTTGATCGGGATAGCAGTTATAAGGTTGAAGGGAGGGAAAACCCCGGTTCAGCAAAGGGTTGA
- the galT gene encoding galactose-1-phosphate uridylyltransferase encodes MPELRKDPIIKRWVIIATERARRPHDFINAREKVESAFCPFDYGNEHTTPPEVMAFRPADTAKDSPGWWVRVVQNKFPALDSSVEPERFGHGIYDVIKGFGTHEVIIETPDHNASMATLSYEQIKEVIWAYKERHQVLEKDARIKYILIFKNHGREAGASLVHSHSQLIATPIVPKRVAEEIAGSADYYRFRERCVYCDMVNQEGLEGTRVVEENSDFVAFEPFAARFPFETWILPKVHSSNFGDISASQIDSFSVILKNMLLRIHKALDNPPYNFMLHTGIKAIEQSDHYHWHLEIVPRLTRVAGFEWGSGFYINPMPPEHAAMYLREVSIEEE; translated from the coding sequence ATGCCTGAACTCAGAAAAGATCCAATAATTAAGAGATGGGTAATTATTGCGACTGAAAGAGCAAGACGTCCGCATGATTTCATAAATGCAAGAGAAAAAGTTGAATCTGCCTTCTGTCCGTTTGACTACGGAAATGAACACACAACACCACCAGAAGTAATGGCTTTTAGGCCAGCAGATACTGCGAAAGATAGCCCAGGGTGGTGGGTGAGGGTGGTTCAGAACAAATTTCCTGCACTGGATTCAAGTGTCGAGCCGGAGCGATTTGGCCATGGGATATATGATGTAATTAAGGGATTTGGAACTCATGAAGTGATTATTGAAACACCTGATCACAATGCCTCCATGGCAACTCTATCTTACGAGCAGATCAAAGAGGTTATCTGGGCTTACAAGGAACGTCATCAGGTACTCGAGAAAGACGCCAGAATAAAGTACATCTTAATATTCAAGAATCATGGAAGAGAAGCGGGAGCCTCACTTGTGCATTCTCACAGTCAACTTATTGCAACTCCAATAGTACCGAAGAGGGTTGCTGAAGAAATAGCAGGGTCGGCTGATTACTATCGTTTCAGAGAGAGATGCGTTTATTGTGATATGGTAAATCAAGAGGGTCTAGAAGGGACGAGAGTTGTCGAGGAAAACAGCGATTTTGTTGCCTTTGAACCTTTTGCAGCACGATTCCCCTTTGAGACATGGATACTTCCGAAGGTTCACAGCAGTAATTTTGGAGACATATCGGCCTCTCAGATCGATAGTTTTTCTGTGATTCTCAAAAACATGTTGCTGAGAATTCATAAGGCCCTCGATAACCCTCCCTACAATTTCATGTTACATACCGGGATAAAAGCTATTGAGCAGTCGGATCACTACCACTGGCATTTGGAGATTGTCCCAAGACTTACGAGGGTTGCTGGATTTGAGTGGGGCTCAGGTTTCTATATAAATCCCATGCCCCCCGAACATGCGGCCATGTATCTTCGTGAGGTAAGCATTGAGGAGGAATGA
- a CDS encoding YraN family protein: MSNDSGRRYEELACEYLKKSGYKVKARNVSYRFGEIDIVALKGKTLVFVEVKGGSSFRLPRYRVDERKLRRLEFAAQRYILSEKPVFSEARLDVIEVLENGKVNHLKAVGRW; encoded by the coding sequence ATGAGCAACGATTCTGGCAGAAGATACGAAGAACTAGCCTGTGAATACCTGAAGAAATCAGGATACAAGGTGAAGGCTAGGAACGTTTCTTACAGATTCGGTGAAATCGATATTGTAGCTCTCAAAGGAAAGACGTTGGTCTTTGTTGAAGTTAAGGGTGGAAGCTCTTTCAGACTACCAAGGTACAGAGTAGATGAAAGAAAACTCAGGCGGTTGGAGTTTGCCGCTCAAAGATACATACTCAGCGAAAAACCCGTATTCAGTGAGGCAAGGCTGGATGTTATCGAGGTTCTGGAAAACGGAAAAGTCAACCATTTGAAAGCAGTTGGAAGGTGGTAG